A genomic window from Gracilinanus agilis isolate LMUSP501 chromosome X, AgileGrace, whole genome shotgun sequence includes:
- the LOC123253591 gene encoding transcription factor E3-like: MNDVFNETISLDSSYNNDILSYLPEVSGDQQLPSMLPASGNILEASNCPESVDPAVPVNSGSPNELTGFRKEISDDETKALLKERQKKDNHNLIERRRRFNINDRIKELGTLIPKSNKLEVRLNKGNILKASVDYIRKLQKEQQRAKDLEKQQHILEQANRSLQLRVQELELQAQIHGLPIYSVLKPEEIEGSYIPQFSPPHALLNLHFPMDPMYDVGEDPFHLGLEGILMNEEAAMGPNPALGIPSLTLSPLRATTDPLLSSVFPAPSKCSSSHRCSFNMEEEP; the protein is encoded by the exons ATGAATGATGTATTTAATGAGACGATCAGCCTTGATTCAAGCTACAATAATGATATTCTTAGCTACCTACCTGAGGTTTCTGGAGATCAACAGCTCCCAAGCATG cTGCCTGCATCTGGGAATATACTTGAAGCAAGCAATTGCCCAGAGTCGGTGGATCCAGCGGTCCCTGTTAACAGTGGCAGCCCAAATGAACTGACTGGTTTCAGAAAGGAGATTTCTG ATGACGAGACAAAAGCCCTCCTAAAGGAGCGTCAGAAAAAGGACAATCATAACCTTA TTGAAAGGCGACGACGATTCAACATTAATGACAGGATCAAAGAGCTAGGAACTTTGATCCCCAAGTCTAACAAATT GGAGGTGCGcttgaacaaaggaaacatcCTTAAGGCCTCAGTTGATTATATCAGAAAGCTGCAGAAAGAGCAACAACGggccaaagatctggagaagcaACAGCATATACTGGAGCAAGCCAATCGAAGCCTGCAGCTTAGAGTCCAG GAACTGGAACTACAAGCCCAAATCCATGGCCTTCCAATATATTCTGTTTTGAAGCCTGAGGAAATTGAAGGCAGCTATATTCCACAATTCTCACCTCCACATGCATTACTGAACCTCCATTTTCCTATGGATCCAATGTATGATGTAGGAGAAGATCCCTTCCACCTAGGCCTGGAAGGCATTCTGATGAATGAGGAAGCAGCTATGGGTCCAAATCCTGCCCTGGGGATCCCATCTTTAACTCTGTCTCCACTCAGGGCCACCACTGATCCCCTGCTTTCCTCTGTCTTCCCAGCTCCTTCCAAATGTAGCAGCAGCCACAGATGCAGCTTCAACATGGAAGAAGAACCTTAA